One Chryseobacterium wanjuense genomic region harbors:
- a CDS encoding sensor histidine kinase, which produces MINYNQEDGLNCTVTYRLIQDEQGFLWIGSDNGFFRFDGIEFKNYNAKQGLKNIEVLGVLTLKNKILIIPFLNNIAYLEKGAIYNTDTDPELRKIKTGTGGFEAYYNKQRDESFILNTTDLSCIYKYKNGKVQTIPLYINPDKNRFSLIDFDTNSFELLLSDQNNNIFSYNILKKKKHVFIIKLEKKEWLVQLKNNILISINKNGNKIFLYRRKGDTFNKIHTLELEKEHDIHDIHIDDNERLLVSLNSGGILFFNQPITNFSPSKKPYLFLQDYVINDILIDKDKNIWFSSRDNGIFFISKNFFANYINYFSEIKNSANITSIAANSNSVFLGYNVSKAAIYSPNKKYTEFVLDHSQKNEHRAIFANDKTVLFGQTQRVSQMNLSNFKSFTPKSLQTFNIKNIVPYLDNEVLICNSSNVSRYNYQLKKIVDTLFNERSYTALSYQPDSLFVGSFKDLYKVNVKNKQKKLFLEGYYFTDLKKLKDNLYAGATNLHGIVIFNNHKILKQITQADGLVTNQIKKIDIEKPNILWASTNTGLIRIELTKNKPKINLFTQTDGLPSDKVAGCVIKKDTLYIGTSKGLGILSIKELLTQQKFINKKVIINSVIIGAREYFDISNNLTTESPHNDIIFNLSFPDFTSQGKISYKYKMEGLNDNWNISNSSKIIYNSLPPGKYIFKVFGLGHGGKQSYTYASMPIEIKPRFWQTWWFKAAAALLMILPIVIVINITLHKQRDKKLKKIIHEKKIAELELQAIKAQINPHFIYNCLNSIQFLLYKKDYNETENYLDIFSQMIRKTLHYSEKTFMSVQEETEYLSLYLNMEKLRLKDQLEYTITVSERVNPEWQIPSLLVQPFVENAIKHGISGLKDRKGKIDIAFDYSDSTLSIAIEDNGVGIQNKQETMAKNNSFGVKLSQKRIDTFKQLFDTNVVLEINSLSEKTYGTQIKLYISPYENKNTGLHH; this is translated from the coding sequence ATGATAAATTATAATCAGGAAGATGGGTTGAATTGTACAGTAACCTACCGTTTGATCCAGGATGAGCAGGGTTTTCTCTGGATAGGCAGTGATAATGGTTTTTTCAGATTTGATGGGATTGAATTTAAAAATTATAATGCGAAACAGGGACTGAAAAATATAGAAGTACTGGGAGTATTAACATTAAAAAACAAAATTTTAATCATCCCTTTCCTTAATAATATTGCATACTTAGAAAAAGGGGCTATTTACAATACAGATACAGATCCGGAGCTGCGTAAAATAAAAACCGGAACAGGAGGTTTTGAAGCGTATTACAATAAGCAGAGAGATGAATCTTTCATTTTAAATACAACCGACTTAAGCTGTATTTACAAATATAAAAATGGTAAGGTACAAACGATTCCATTATATATTAATCCTGATAAAAACCGATTTAGCCTTATTGATTTTGATACAAACTCTTTTGAGCTTCTTTTATCTGATCAAAACAACAACATTTTTTCATATAATATTCTAAAAAAGAAAAAACATGTTTTTATTATTAAGCTAGAAAAAAAGGAATGGCTGGTTCAATTAAAAAACAATATCCTCATATCAATTAACAAAAACGGTAATAAGATCTTCTTATACCGCCGTAAAGGAGACACTTTTAATAAAATACATACCCTCGAACTAGAAAAAGAGCATGACATTCATGACATTCATATCGATGATAATGAAAGACTTTTAGTAAGCCTGAATAGTGGCGGAATATTATTTTTTAATCAACCTATTACAAATTTCTCTCCCTCAAAGAAGCCCTATTTATTCCTTCAGGATTATGTTATCAATGATATTTTAATAGACAAGGATAAAAACATCTGGTTTTCGTCCCGGGACAACGGCATATTCTTTATTTCTAAAAATTTTTTTGCCAATTATATCAACTATTTTTCCGAGATAAAAAATTCTGCCAATATTACGAGTATCGCTGCTAATTCCAATTCGGTATTCCTCGGTTATAATGTATCCAAAGCAGCTATCTATTCCCCAAATAAAAAATACACGGAGTTTGTATTGGACCATTCACAAAAAAATGAACACAGGGCAATCTTTGCCAATGACAAAACTGTACTTTTTGGGCAAACCCAAAGGGTATCTCAGATGAATCTTTCTAATTTTAAATCATTCACACCCAAATCTTTACAGACGTTTAATATCAAAAACATAGTCCCCTACCTCGACAATGAAGTGCTTATCTGCAACAGTTCGAATGTAAGCCGGTATAACTATCAATTGAAAAAAATAGTCGATACTCTGTTTAATGAAAGATCCTACACCGCATTATCTTATCAACCCGACAGCCTGTTTGTAGGGAGTTTCAAAGATCTGTATAAAGTAAATGTAAAAAATAAGCAAAAGAAACTGTTTCTGGAAGGCTATTATTTTACCGATCTAAAAAAGCTGAAAGACAACTTATATGCCGGCGCAACCAATCTGCATGGAATTGTTATATTTAATAATCACAAAATCCTTAAACAGATTACACAGGCAGACGGATTGGTCACAAACCAAATAAAAAAAATAGATATTGAAAAGCCTAATATTCTCTGGGCCAGCACCAATACCGGGCTGATAAGGATAGAACTAACAAAGAATAAACCTAAAATCAACCTTTTTACCCAAACAGACGGTCTTCCCTCGGATAAAGTTGCCGGATGCGTGATCAAAAAAGATACTTTGTATATAGGTACTTCCAAGGGATTAGGTATTTTATCCATTAAGGAGCTGTTGACCCAGCAAAAGTTCATTAATAAAAAAGTAATCATCAATTCAGTCATCATAGGAGCCCGGGAGTATTTTGATATCAGCAACAATCTGACCACCGAAAGTCCACACAACGATATTATTTTTAATCTGAGCTTTCCTGATTTTACCTCTCAGGGAAAAATAAGCTACAAATATAAAATGGAAGGCCTTAATGACAACTGGAACATCAGTAATTCATCAAAAATCATATATAATTCTTTACCTCCGGGGAAATATATTTTTAAAGTGTTTGGATTAGGCCATGGTGGAAAACAATCCTATACCTATGCCTCAATGCCGATAGAGATTAAGCCCAGGTTTTGGCAGACCTGGTGGTTCAAAGCTGCGGCTGCATTACTAATGATTTTACCGATAGTGATTGTAATAAATATTACGCTTCACAAACAGCGGGATAAAAAATTAAAGAAAATCATTCATGAAAAGAAAATTGCAGAACTTGAACTGCAGGCTATTAAAGCCCAGATAAATCCCCATTTTATCTATAATTGTCTCAATTCTATCCAGTTTCTTCTCTACAAAAAAGATTATAATGAAACGGAAAACTATCTCGACATCTTTTCTCAAATGATCAGGAAAACACTGCACTATTCCGAAAAAACATTTATGTCGGTGCAAGAGGAAACAGAATACCTTTCCCTTTACCTGAACATGGAAAAATTGCGCTTAAAAGATCAGCTCGAATATACAATTACTGTTTCTGAGAGGGTAAACCCGGAATGGCAGATACCCTCCCTACTCGTACAGCCGTTCGTAGAAAATGCTATAAAACACGGTATTTCCGGGCTTAAAGACCGCAAAGGAAAAATTGACATTGCATTTGATTACTCAGACTCTACACTTTCTATTGCTATTGAGGATAATGGTGTGGGTATTCAAAATAAACAGGAAACAATGGCGAAAAATAATTCATTCGGGGTTAAGCTTTCCCAAAAGAGAATTGACACTTTCAAACAGCTCTTTGATACCAACGTCGTTTTGGAAATCAACAGTCTTTCTGAAAAAACATACGGAACACAGATAAAACTATACATTTCACCTTATGAAAACAAAAATACAGGCCTGCATCATTGA
- a CDS encoding helix-turn-helix domain-containing protein, which translates to MESPAEILPGVIFYSYLSSERKEKACVWNHHTLVLQVSGQMVLETSDQNISISAGDVLLVHKNQLGTLTKTPGPNGHYETIVISLQEDLMRQIALEDKMEVHGKYTGPPNLCLPNNAFLTGYFQSIVPYARSSGTEMTDELGLLKVKEGIKLILIAVPELHNFLFDFSEPYKIDLERFMLSNYHFNVPVEKLAQLTGRSLSGFKRDFQKIFGMPPRKWLQDKRLNEARHLLESKNKKPSSIYLDLGFESLSHFSYAFKKKFGRAPTEGLVNTD; encoded by the coding sequence ATGGAAAGTCCAGCAGAAATTCTTCCCGGTGTTATATTCTACTCCTACCTTTCTTCAGAACGGAAGGAAAAGGCCTGTGTTTGGAATCACCATACCCTGGTATTGCAGGTCTCCGGACAGATGGTTCTGGAAACCTCGGATCAGAATATCAGCATCTCTGCCGGAGATGTATTGCTGGTCCATAAAAATCAGCTTGGAACATTGACTAAAACGCCTGGACCAAATGGTCATTATGAAACGATCGTCATCTCCCTGCAAGAGGATCTGATGCGCCAGATCGCGCTGGAGGATAAAATGGAAGTTCACGGTAAATACACCGGACCTCCGAATCTATGCCTCCCCAATAATGCGTTTCTCACCGGGTATTTCCAGTCGATCGTTCCCTATGCCAGAAGCTCTGGTACTGAAATGACCGATGAATTGGGGCTGTTAAAGGTGAAGGAAGGCATCAAGCTAATACTGATTGCCGTTCCTGAGCTTCATAATTTTCTGTTCGACTTTTCAGAGCCTTACAAGATAGATCTGGAAAGATTTATGTTGAGCAATTATCATTTCAATGTGCCAGTTGAAAAGCTGGCACAGCTGACCGGGAGAAGCCTTTCAGGTTTTAAAAGGGATTTTCAGAAGATATTCGGAATGCCTCCACGTAAGTGGCTGCAGGATAAAAGACTGAATGAGGCCCGGCATCTCCTTGAAAGTAAAAATAAAAAACCGTCTTCCATCTATCTCGACCTGGGTTTTGAAAGCCTGTCGCATTTCTCTTATGCCTTCAAGAAGAAATTTGGTAGAGCACCGACCGAGGGATTGGTAAACACTGATTAA
- a CDS encoding aldo/keto reductase codes for MSEISKIQLGQNGPMVSKLGLGCMRMSSVWGGPTPDETESIATIHQALDSGINFLNTGDFYGAGHNEMLIGKALKGRRDEAFISVKFGAIFHNGQWIGLDLRPVAIKNFVNYSLTRLGIETIDLYQPCRMDDSVPIEDIIGTIAGLVEEGKVRHIGVSEITADQLRKANSVYPISALEIGYSLADRQIENDLLPAAKELGISVVAFTNTAEGLLTGDLQAPLPVDDYRNHFSRFQGDNLIHNLEKVAVLKEMAHVKNVTPTQLAIAWVKEQGDHIMPLVSMSRRSRLPENIPAMEIVFTPDEMNILNTTFAIGAIKGGTYLQR; via the coding sequence ATGTCAGAAATTTCAAAAATTCAATTAGGTCAGAATGGACCTATGGTATCCAAGCTGGGTCTTGGGTGTATGCGAATGTCTTCGGTCTGGGGCGGGCCGACACCGGATGAAACGGAAAGTATTGCAACCATTCATCAGGCTTTGGACAGCGGCATCAACTTCCTAAATACCGGAGATTTTTACGGTGCAGGCCACAATGAGATGCTCATCGGAAAAGCCTTAAAAGGAAGACGGGATGAGGCCTTCATCAGTGTAAAATTCGGAGCGATATTCCATAATGGTCAATGGATCGGGCTGGATCTGCGTCCTGTAGCAATCAAGAACTTTGTCAATTATTCGCTGACCCGTCTGGGTATTGAAACCATTGATCTGTATCAGCCCTGCAGAATGGACGACAGCGTGCCCATCGAAGACATTATCGGAACGATCGCCGGCCTGGTGGAGGAAGGCAAGGTACGTCATATCGGGGTATCTGAAATCACTGCTGATCAGCTTCGGAAAGCCAACAGCGTTTATCCTATCAGCGCACTGGAGATCGGTTACTCCCTGGCAGATCGTCAGATTGAAAATGACCTCTTGCCGGCGGCTAAAGAATTAGGGATCAGCGTCGTAGCATTTACCAATACGGCAGAAGGTCTTTTAACCGGTGACCTACAGGCACCGTTGCCAGTTGACGATTATCGGAATCACTTCTCCCGTTTTCAGGGTGACAACCTGATCCATAATCTTGAAAAAGTGGCCGTATTAAAAGAAATGGCTCACGTTAAAAATGTTACCCCGACACAGCTTGCGATTGCCTGGGTGAAAGAACAGGGCGACCATATCATGCCATTGGTGAGCATGAGCCGAAGGTCAAGGCTGCCTGAAAATATCCCTGCAATGGAAATTGTGTTTACCCCGGATGAGATGAACATTTTAAACACTACATTTGCAATAGGTGCCATCAAAGGTGGTACTTACCTACAAAGATAA
- a CDS encoding winged helix-turn-helix transcriptional regulator: MKNKIAPAEIDQQCGVDYAFKRIGGKYKGRILWHLNSKEVLRYGELRRTLPDITTKMLTQTLRELEDDRLITRKVYHEVPPKVEYALSETGMELIPFIKHLHHWGNKQLAKEVISCEK; the protein is encoded by the coding sequence ATGAAAAATAAAATAGCACCTGCTGAGATCGATCAGCAATGTGGTGTGGATTATGCCTTCAAACGGATTGGAGGAAAATATAAGGGAAGGATATTGTGGCACCTTAATTCCAAGGAAGTATTACGTTACGGAGAACTGAGAAGGACATTGCCAGATATTACCACCAAAATGCTGACACAGACTTTAAGGGAACTTGAGGACGACCGGTTGATTACCCGAAAAGTGTACCACGAGGTACCGCCAAAAGTAGAATATGCTTTAAGCGAAACCGGGATGGAACTGATCCCCTTCATCAAACATCTGCATCATTGGGGCAATAAGCAATTGGCGAAGGAAGTGATCTCCTGTGAAAAATGA